The nucleotide window TCGCAGTTAATAATCCGCGGtgaactttaaattttctaTTCAACCTTTCAAAAGGCACTGAACTTCAGTGCTTTTTCAGTCTGAAGGATGGGGCTTGTTGTTATTGTTGTggatatttaaaatattgtgacgTGGACAGGACACCTATCCATGATTTAAAGGAAAATGGAAAGTACAAATTACACTATTTCTCAGAAGGTTCAGTCGTCATAAATCCTGAACATTTATAGctgtttttcaaaaacatacGACAATATTGGTCTACTTGTACCGGCCTGCTGATGGCGTCCGTGGCTGTGATTGCTGGGGTGCTGGTCGGACTTATACTGGCTTTGATTGCATTAACAATACTTCTGTATTGTTTGTGTCTTAGAAGGTTAGTAATAGTAACATTCTGTAACAGCTTAAGGTTTTATACGTCGACATGGATATTGTTTTCCACAGACGAGGAGAGACATTCTTTCTACATGTTTATGTACAGAACAGCATTAGTAATATTTAAGCTGGTGGAATGAAGATGAATTATACTGATAGAAATTTAAAATCGTGATTTGTCCATATGTATATTGCATTGCACACTGAAAGCAATAAGAAACAGCAACAACTTGACATCTTTTCACGATTATGATTTGCAATATACAGGTATCACCCAGGGGAAGTCTATGATTTTTTCATTACTATTTTGCAGAAAAGATGAAAAGGACGATGGAAGCAGAGTACAGCATCAATCCGAAAGTGAATATTTTGTAAGTTTTCTGTAAAAGTTGACATCGCACGCATTGTCACCAGTCTCCTTTTGAATTCGTGTTTTGTGATggttgattgaatatatatatatatatatatatatatatatatatatatatatatatatatatatattataacgCACACAAAAAACCTAACAATCACTTATAATCCAAAGTTGGAACGAGGCCaagtaaataaaattataaaatgcaCTAATAATAACCAAAGaacaaacaatatgaaattccaTAAAATTATATGTTTTGACAATTATCGCAAGTTATTTTGCAGAAACATTTAGGGGAAATGCTCTGTCGTTGAATTCAACTTTTGTAAAAATGTTATATGTATCTGTAATTGATAATGACAGGGAAAGCAGACAAATTTCCTATATCGATTGCAACAGGAAAACTTTTGAATGCATTTGTGGTACGCGTCTACTTAAATATAGAATTCATTTTgctttctttttttctctcttgatTTTCAACATGAACTATTTTAATTCTCTTATTTTTGATAATGCATTCATTTATAGGAGGCTGTCGACTTCGCGAAGATCAGGAAAAACAACATGCAAGGAGATGAACATATCCGAAATCTGAATCCTTCGTCAGAAACTCAAACATCTGTAACACCTAAAGACACGACAGCAAGTCATGTTGAATATTATAACTTTATACAAAGGAACACAGACAGCTCAGTGACAGTTGATGACACTAAAACAAACAGTGGTGTAAGTATAAAAGAAGAGAAATGTTCCCAATACCAAAGTGATTGTGGGTATGTAAACAACACTCTTGTAAATAATACCGAAGATGTCAAGAGTGATACATGCGATAAGCGAACAACACAAATACAAAAAACAATTGGACATGTCGACGACTGTAAGCATGTGATAGATAGTGGAACAGAACGAAAGAACCAGGAACAACATCGCACGAATTCGCCGGAAGCTGATACTTACTTTATTTTGGAGAATACTACTTCCGCTTCCGCCATGAACGAAAAAGACATTTCCCAGACAGACACGTGTGTGAACGGTGTCAGCATTGTGCAAACACTCTATAGAGATGGTAAAGTACCCATGTCAGACAACGTAGACAATGTTTATCTCAACCAGAGAAAACATACATTTGATGATCAAAAACTGGGAGAGAAGGGGAGTGATGATACGTATTTTGTTTTAGAGAAATCTTAAGTGACAAGCCGAAATGAATTTGTTGAACTATATAGTCCTGAAATAAGTGCATGTGGATACTTTAGAAATAGGCAGGCTCGGAATGagaatttttattgtttattttgaattttaaaaaatgtgtcCTTTTATTTTGAAAGGAAATAGGATTTATTTTGGTAACCAATAGCTTGAAACGTTTCACCACTGACTTCAGTCAATATTGATTTGTCTGTCCGACAGTTCTGATGATGCCTTATAATATCGCCTTACTTACCGGTTACCAAGTATCTCTCTACATTCCCAGCTTTCCAAACCATCACGTGTTTAATTCCGTATTCAcaattaataaaatacatgtatttatggcCTTTTGGCTAAAATGTTACCTTCAAAATGATGTCCAGGTCAAATATTATCAGGAAGAAAGTTATGCGCCCAGTTCTTTTCCttgtgatttttttccctcTCAATTAGAATCAATTTTCTTTTGCAATAGATGTAATCTTACTCCTAAAAATATGAGTATGAACACATATCTAAGAGCTCGTCAACTTCgaatatttgtgtagcaatattccattatcacctgcatatggtgtttatatttctcaactgattcgatacacaagagcttgttctgcgtatggtcagtttttaaatcgaggcaagatactgacaaacaagttaatggtacaggggtttcaacagtctcaattgaagtcagcatttcgcaaattctatggtcattataacgatctagttcgttgATACATCCTATcgttgagtcaaatgctgtctgacgtgtttcatacttattgttaggccgttcttggcaaactgattttgactacggataaccccgtttacctgatcaggatatagggctcacggcgggtgtgaccggtcgacaggggatgcttactccccctaggcacctgatcccacctctgatgggtccgtgcttgcccaactacctattttgtattccttataggagttatgcgattgatcactgttcgttatcttcgcctttcagcTAAGGAAGTAACGTAGTAGTTCCATGATACGGTATTTTCGTTATGTATTTGAATTGAGGTCGGTGTGAAATATAAAATGGCCATCAATTGTTCATTTCAGTTCTAGATATTTTCGGATTAGACAGTACAAAACACTTTCTAataatgtatttgaatatttcaaaacGCGAATTTCTGTTTATTCGGAAAAGGTGTTATTGCATATAACTGCACAAtgtttaggggcgagatcaaaagttcaatgtctggcaaaaaactaaattcacatagttttcatcaaG belongs to Ostrea edulis chromosome 7, xbOstEdul1.1, whole genome shotgun sequence and includes:
- the LOC125653752 gene encoding uncharacterized protein LOC125653752, with the protein product MASVAVIAGVLVGLILALIALTILLYCLCLRRKDEKDDGSRVQHQSESEYFEAVDFAKIRKNNMQGDEHIRNLNPSSETQTSVTPKDTTASHVEYYNFIQRNTDSSVTVDDTKTNSGVSIKEEKCSQYQSDCGYVNNTLVNNTEDVKSDTCDKRTTQIQKTIGHVDDCKHVIDSGTERKNQEQHRTNSPEADTYFILENTTSASAMNEKDISQTDTCVNGVSIVQTLYRDGKVPMSDNVDNVYLNQRKHTFDDQKLGEKGSDDTYFVLEKS